A portion of the Podospora pseudoanserina strain CBS 124.78 chromosome 2, whole genome shotgun sequence genome contains these proteins:
- the SER1 gene encoding Phosphoserine transaminase (BUSCO:EOG09262B1U; COG:E; EggNog:ENOG503NUNH), producing MPRHPLKTRELLERVIVINLLCYKTHNKMPSRADITYFGAGPAALPTDVLEAASKALLDYNGTGLGIAEHSHRSELATNIINEAKADLANYLEFSPENYEVIFMQAGGTGEFAASVYNLVGAWVSRQHAALKKELGDDEEAILAALRKKVETELKVDYIVTGGWSLKAYQEAQRLLGPEYVNLVADARTINDGKFGKIPDESTWKLSKDAAYVYFCDNETVDGVEFPAFPSVLTPDANGNGPIVVADMSSNILSRRIPVNNYSLIFFGAQKNLGSTGVTVAILKKSFLPPHVVQPSAPLLRKLGLPIPPIILQYEIVAKNNSLYNTLSIFDVYIAGQVLKKLLNTYPDKVDGQQAVAEKKASLIYGALEAHPDVYRVVPDKTVRSKMNICFRVTKNGDTDETEKSFLKAATVLGLTGLKGHRSVGGIRASNYNSIPLEGAEKLAKFVHDFAKAS from the exons ATGCCCCGCCATCCACTGAAGACGAGAGAACTCTTGGAAAGAGTCATTGTAATAAATCTCTTGTGCTACAAGACACACAACAAAATGCCTTCTCGCGCCGACATCACATACTTTGGCGCCGGCCCTGCCGCCCTTCCCACCGACGTCCTGGAAGCTGCCTCCAAGGCCCTCCTCGACTACAACGGGACTGGTCTCGGCATCGCCGAGCACAGTCATCGCTCTGAGCTGGCCACCAATATCATCAacgaggccaaggccgaCCTGGCCAACTACCTCGAGTTCTCTCCCGAGAATTATGAGGTCATCTTCATGCAAGCCGGTGGTACCGGAGAGTTCGCCGCCTCAGTCTACAACCTTGTTGGCGCCTGGGTGAGCAGACAACACGCCGCtctcaagaaggagctcggtgatgatgaagaggctATTCTGGCTGCTCTCCGCAAGAAGGTCGAGACAGAGCTCAAGGTCGATTACATCGTCACCGGTGGCTGGTCCCTCAAGGCTtaccaagaagctcaaagacTCTTGGGCCCCGAGTATGTCAACCTCGTTGCTGATGCTCGCACCATCAACGATGGCAAGTTTGGCAAGATTCCCGATGAGTCGACATGGAAGCTCAGCAAGGACGCCGCCTATGTCTACTTCTGCGATAACGAGACAGTCGACGGCGTCGAGTTCCCGGCCTTCCCTTCGGTCCTCACCCCTGATGCCAACGGAAACGGTCCTATCGTGGTGGCCGACATGTCGTCCAACATTCTGTCCCGCCGCATCCCAGTCAACAACTACTCCCTCATCTTCTTTGGTGCCCAAAAAAACCTCGGCTCTACTGGTGTCACTgttgccatcctcaagaagagcttcctcccccctcacgtGGTCCAGCCCAGCGCTCCCCTTCTCAGGAAGCTCGGCTTGCCAATTCCCCCCATCATCTTGCAGTACGAGATTGTTGCCAAAAACAACAGCTTGTACAACACTCTGAGCATCTTTGA CGTCTACATTGCCGGTCAGGTtctcaagaagctcctcAACACCTACCCCGACAAGGTCGACGGCCAacaggctgttgctgagaagaaggcttcTCTCATATACGGCGCTCTGGAGGCCCATCCAGATGTGTACCGCGTTGTTCCTGACAAGACCGTCAGGTCAAAGATGAACATTTGCTTTAGGGTGACAAAG AACGGAGACACAGACGAGACCGAAAAGAGCTTCCTCAAGGCTGCCACCGTCTTGGGCTTGACTGGTCTCAAGGGCCACCGCAGCGTCGGCGGCATCCGTGCCTCCAACTACAACTCCATCCCTCTGGAAGGCGCCGAGAAGCTGGCCAAGTTTGTCCATGACTTTGCAAAGGCTTCCTGA
- a CDS encoding hypothetical protein (EggNog:ENOG503NTX2; COG:Q) translates to MADTRKPAEAGPARHSHGAPSASFPTHNSPRTWFLTSSLSPLCIRLIRLLLAHGDYVVACLPPAEIENDDRSAEFRELINECKSNRKDREGWKDRIRGIRCDGRVMGQSGAAIAEAVQVFGRIDILLCCKFEAVIGTVEELSTTPRTRNLVRDQFETIFFSQVNFIKAALPQFRAQHTGHIIILTSIGGHIGTPGMSIYTAATWALEGYCDSLAYEIAPFNIKVTVVQPNKEIQSLTNKIVFAPQLPYYDSDVNPAPSVREIYGNMLNANPETAIDHLVGAEERPDDIQYRYPKLPAAAYDKLVMETVHALTAIGGHENPPARHIVGFDGAIAVKEKLKTVTEELEDFVEASVAVDIFDSELKKEARQGGGDREEGGGGQGRYMSEDVQIGMM, encoded by the exons ATGGCCGACACTCGAAAGCCAGCCGAAGCAGGCCCGGCAAGACACTCTCACGGCGCACCATCAGCTTCGTTCC CAACCCACAACTCGCCGCGGACGTGGTTTCTCACATCCTCGCTATCACCGCTATGTATACGGTTGATCCGGTTATTACTAGCACACGGTGACTACGTGGTGGCCTGTCTACCACCGGCAGAAATCGAAAACGACGACAGAAGCGCCGAGTTCCGTGAGCTCATCAACGAATGCAAGAGCAACCGCAAAGACCGCGAAGGATGGAAAGATCGAATCAGGGGTATCCGGTGCGACGGCCGGGTAATGGGGCAGAGTGGTGCTGCCATAGCGGAAGCCGTCCAAGTCTTTGGCCGAATTGATATCTTGCTATGTTGCAAGTTTGAAG CTGTCATCGGCACGGTAGAAGaactctccaccaccccccggaCCCGCAACCTCGTCCGCGACCAGTTTGaaaccatcttcttctcccaagTCAACTTTATCAAAGCCGCCCTCCCCCAGTTCCGCGCTCAGCACACAGGTCACATCATCATTCTCACTAGCATCGGCGGGCATATCGGTACCCCGGGCATGTCGATCtacaccgccgccacctgGGCCCTCGAAGGCTACTGCGACTCCTTGGCCTACGAAATCGCCCCCTTCAATATCAAGGTCACTGTTGTCCAACCCAACAAGGAGATCcaatccctcaccaacaagatCGTCTTCGCGCCTCAGCTACCGTACTATGACTCTGATGTGAACCCAGCACCGTCAGTGAGGGAGATTTACGGGAATATGCTGAACGCCAACCCAGAGACGGCGATTGATCACCTCGTgggagcggaggagaggCCGGATGATATACAATATCGGTATCCTAAActgccggcggcggcgtatGACAagctggtgatggagacGGTGCATGCCTTGACGGCCATTGGGGGGCATGAGAACCCGCCGGCGAGGCATATTGTTGGGTTTGACGGGGCGATTGCTgtgaaggagaagttgaagacggtgacggaggagttggaggatttTGTGGAGGCGAGCGTGGCGGTGGATATTTTTGATAGTGAactgaagaaggaggcgaggcagggggggggggatagggaggagggagggggtgggcaGGGGAGGTATATGAGCGAGGATGTGCAGATAGGGATGATGTGA
- a CDS encoding hypothetical protein (EggNog:ENOG503NUM4; BUSCO:EOG0926077L; COG:U), with protein sequence MTLDPFIPIAPARIKVLVLPIGHIKRERFTAFLNRLNEEHIVHLRDVTPDSRPHRNMFSPLAFPGGAMFYELMTHQPSPSHLALSPFDLWREQLAVIAIADGTELGASVFNKRHSGAGGRTVEETNIRTLYQDLENLRDQYPKMLAHQVLIFDYLPAGENPIPIPEGIITIPPPDKLKRTTIKTVMCDVSSIILAEMTTLAKSFEGLSHIDSPGVHSSAVHDRMNGLVGQDGMARRNSQFALPGGSRSVSATALADRGHHARMSMPPVSSSKTASFGGGGGSSSSTPSVRPTTPISGNKPLPNPPLYTFDNIIGPASSDQPPARSDPTDSFSSHDKVSVQGFGSGGMDARMRSKSRCRIQVVIGSLYLQSGLWSNALKELTEAATVAKSINDHVWHGKALELCLVCLLLLGWAGIEFAIPSVLLPPGDKGSGIAQQINEAEAKDPRQEKWLRHLQCYMPEVVERILGLYSRLTAECLPPVPWSEAVVRFARMLTALHVAGGRLGGESLGMMVLGVEEGEGEGKGKGKRLLTTSPRFTVNPTRTVIVQMVFRAFPASAASELLMTVDRVTILSGIASVLGMLGFQRKKAMVVRELVSVLIGGLVEARTRGAADVGIHPAAGLVGLNGMNGGAGGGGGSGAGALDLAEGDVERGIDEFLGMLLRTYGAVGDVGQAGKARESMQVAMTDDDEKTTTTRDTRDTDLEVVARIQRQSAARFFGMQTVKLNILRSCINLSEALPDFAGVLKYSSDLLRTAGSGIAPGPRREDAYPAISREEQVRLMTNILKTSNLSKRMGIGELAAEYWDEFLLRGIRLEPLPVTRTPVAHAKTVLPGAATARASQDVDPFIYNPFLKRPDTAMVESTLVAGEPATFRLTLQNPFEMEVDIESVRLDTEGADFESGVEHTVIGPYRTQILRISGTPKAGGTVKVTGAVIKVRGCRERRFPIFVEPWAPDNEVRTKASGITALEANMVAVSPAVERLKPYNFDLKVISPQPTVVVKSSTLPQSSVMILEGERQRFSVTLQNLSPDTPVDFLLFSFKDSTQEPLQTALNSRDATATELYEYELILAKKQALRLRNRARNDRFIAPGQTATFDFEILGKPGLTHGLIQVDYAHLGVPPDEIAEQFYTRQVSMELTVTVNASVDISRVDVIPLNSSIPESLWTKSRENTTQLLTPETHCLLLLDLRNSWPSQMTVSLSSGGGENDRPIGMEEHILPGNTTRLVLPIRRVYLEDPHAFIPALNPSRQRQFVVSTKISPEAEKASREAFWYREKVLDSLRGTWKTFTGKTREGEISFRGMRFNSKMVDVIRVDEVDIDISLSGSGEREGGKEGKAYVDEFLELKVRVVNRGKRPVLGLLRLMPVLCHRPFNVSLDFTRKMAKFAWNGNLQFPIGRVEGDGGVREVSMGVTVLCRGAFEIGGSVEEIVPYVEEENGEGKKEVEDFGLMVAGGRRRRERRVWHARRGCRVVVRDRPEE encoded by the exons ATGACTCTCGATCCCTTCATACCCATCGCCCCGGCTAGGATAAAAGTGCTGGTGCTGCCCATCGGCCACATCAAACGGGAGCGCttcaccgccttcctcaaccgcctcaaTGAAGAGCACATTGTCCACCTCCGGGACGTCACGCCCGACAGCCGGCCTCACAGAA ACATGTTCTCCCCCCTGGCCTTCCCGGGAGGCGCAATGTTCTACGAGCTCATGACCCACCAgccctccccttctcatctcgccctctcccccttcgACCTCTGGCGCGAACAGCTAGCCGTGATCGCCATTGCCGACGGCACAGAGCTAGGCGCCTCAGTCTTCAACAAACGCCActccggcgccggcggccgAACGGTAGAAGAAACCAACATCCGAACCCTCTACCAAGACCTCGAAAACCTCCGAGACCAATACCCAAAGATGCTCGCCCACCAGGTCCTCATCTTTGACTACCTCCCCGCCGGGGAGAACCCGATCCCCATCCCAGAAGGGATaatcaccatccccccacccGACAAGCTCAAGCGCACAACCATAAAGACTGTCATGTGCGACGtgtcctccatcatcctcgccgagATGACCACCCTGGCCAAATCTTTTGAGGGGCTATCCCACATCGACTCACCCGGTGTTCACTCTTCGGCTGTCCACGACAGGATGAACGGTTTGGTGGGACAGGATGGGATGGCCAGGAGGAACTCGCAGTTTGCCCTCCCCGGCGGCAGCCGGTCCGTCTCGGCGACCGCTCTGGCAGATCGCGGCCACCACGCGCGCATGTCGATGCCTCCTGTTTCGTCCTCCAAAACGGCGtcttttggcggcggcggcgggtcGAGTAGTTCTACGCCGTCGGTGAGGCCTACTACTCCTATAAGCGGGAACAAACCACTTCCCAACCCGCCGCTCTACACGTTTGACAATATCATTGGTCCCGCCTCTTCGGACCAACCACCAGCACGATCCGACCCAACCGATAGCTTTAGCAGTCATGACAAAGTTTCTGTCCAAGGTTTTGGCTCGGGGGGTATGGacgcgaggatgaggtccaAGTCTCGGTGTCGTATCCAGGTTGTCATCGGGAGTTTGTACCTCCAATCCGGCCTCTGGTCCAACGCGCTGAAGGAGCTGACCGAGGCGGCCACGGTGGCCAAGTCGATCAACGATCATGTCTGGCACGGGAAAGCGCTGGAGTTGTGTCTAGTCTGTCTGTTGTTGCTTGGATGGGCGGGGATAGAGTTTGCGATCCCTAGCGTGCTGCTCCCTCCGGGTGACAAAGGGAGCGGGATAGCGCAGCAGATCAACGAGGCGGAGGCAAAAGACCCGAGGCAGGAGAAATGGCTGAGGCATCTGCAATGTTACATgcccgaggtggtggagaggatacTGGGGTTGTACTCGAGGCTGACGGCCGAGTGTTTGCCGCCTGTGCCGTGGAgcgaggcggtggtgaggtttgcGAGGATGTTGACTGCGCTGCACGTggctggggggaggttggggggggagagcttggggatgatggttttgggggtggaggagggggagggagaggggaagggaaaggggaagaggttgctAACTACGAGTCCGAGGTTTACGGTGAACCCGACGAGGACGGTGATTGTGCAGATGGTTTTCAGGGCTTTTCCTGCCAGTGCGGCGAGCGAGTTGCTGATGACTGTGGATCGGGTGACGATTCTGAGCGGGATTGCGAGTGTGCTTGGGATGTTGGGGTttcagaggaagaaggcgatggtggtgagggagttggtcaGTGTGCTGATTGgggggctggtggaggcTAGGACGAGGGGGGCGGCGGACGTGGGGATCCATCCGGCGGCTGGGCTGGTTGGGTTGAATGGGATGaatgggggggcggggggtggtggtgggagtggtgcgGGTGCGTTGGATTTGGCagagggggatgttgagaGGGGGATTGACGAGTTTTTGGGGATGTTGCTGAGGACGTATGGGGCTGTGGGGGATGTGGGACAGGCtgggaaggcgagggagagcATGCAGGTTGCCATgacggatgatgatgagaagactacgacgacgagggaCACGAGGGATACCGACTTGGAGGTTGTGGCGAGGATTCAGAGGCAGTCGGCCGCGAGGTTTTTCGGCATGCAGACTGTCAAGTTGAATATCCTGAGGTCGTGCATCAACTTGAGCGAGGCCTTGCCTGACTTTGCGGGAGTGTTGAAATACTCGAGCGATCTTTTGAGGACGGCGGGAAGTGGGATTGCGCCTGgtccgaggagggaggatgcTTACCCTGCGATATCGAGGGAGGAACAGGTTCGTCTGATGACCAATATTCTCAAGACGTCGAACTTGTCCAAGAGGATGGGCATTGGCGAGCTGGCGGCTGAGTACTGGGACGAGTTTCTGCTCAGAGGCATAAGGCTGGAACCTTTGCCTGTCACGAGAACGCCGGTTGCGCACGCCAAAACGGTCTTGCCTGGAGCGGCGACTGCTCGGGCTTCGCAGGATGTGGACCCATTTATTTACAATCCCTTTTTGAAGCGACCGGACACTGCCATGGTTGAGTCGACgttggttgctggtgagCCAGCCACCTTTCGGCTGACACTCCAGAACCCTTTTGAAATGGAGGTGGACATTGAAAGTGTTCGTCTCGACACGGAAGGGGCCGATTTTGAATCAGGTGTCGAGCACACTGTTATTGGACCCTATCGGACGCAAATCTTGAGAATATCCGGCACACCAAAAGCTGGCGGGACCGTCAAGGTTACGGGCGCGGTGATCAAAGTGAGAGGCTGCCGGGAGAGGCGGTTTCCCATTTTTGTTGAGCCTTGGGCTCCTGACAATGAAGTCAGAACAAAAGCTTCTGGGATCACTGCCCTTGAGGCGAACATGGTTGCCGTGTCACCGGCTGTCGAGCGTTTGAAGCCCTACAACTTTGACCTCAAGGTCATCTCTCCACAGCCTACTGTGGTAGTCAAGTCGTCTACCCTCCCTCAGTCCTCGGTGATGATCttggaaggggaaaggcAGCGGTTTTCAGTCACCTTGCAAAACCTGTCACCTGACACTCCCGTtgattttcttttgttttctttcaaAGATTCGACACAGGAACCCCTTCAAACAGCACTCAACAGCCGCGATGCCACGGCCACGGAGCTCTACGAGTATGAGCTCATCCTGGCCAAGAAACAGGCGCTCCGTCTCCGCAACCGTGCCCGCAACGACCGGTTTATCGCCCCCGGCCAAACAGCCACATTTGACTTTGAAATCTTGGGCAAACCTGGTCTGACGCACGGTCTGATCCAGGTCGACTACGCGCACTTGGGTGTGCCCCCGGATGAGATCGCCGAGCAGTTCTACACCCGCCAAGTCTCGATGGAGCTGACTGTGACGGTCAACGCCAGTGTTGACATCAGCCGGGTGGACGTTATACCGTTGAATAGCTCCATCCCCGAGTCGCTTTGGACCAAATCCCGGGAGAACACAACCCAACTCCTCACCCCGGAAACGCACTGCCTCTTGCTCCTGGATCTAAGGAACTCCTGGCCGAGCCAGATGACGGTGTCGTTATCATCAGGCGGCGGGGAGAATGACAGGCCGATCGGCATGGAAGAACATATACTGCCGGGTAACACCACCCGTCTTGTCCTGCCCATCAGGAGGGTTTATCTCGAAGACCCCCACGCTTTCATCCCGGCGCTCAACCCCTCTCGCCAGAGGCAGTTTGTGGTTTCAACCAAGATTTCCCCCGAAGCCGAAAAAGCAAGCCGCGAAGCGTTTTGGTATCGGGAAAAAGTCCTTGATTCGCTCCGGGGGACGTGGAAGACTTTTACGGGCAAGacgagagagggggagattAGCTTTAGGGGGATGAGGTTCAACAGCAAGATGGTCGATGTGATCAgagttgatgaggttgacaTTGATATCTCCCTCTCTGGGTcgggggaaagggagggggggaaggaggggaaggcaTACGTCGACGAGTTTCTGGAGCTCAAAGTAAGGGTTGTCAACCGGGGGAAAAGGCCGGTGTTGGGATTGTTGAGGCTCATGCCTGTGCTTTGCCATCGGCCGTTTAATGTCTCTTTGGATTTTacgaggaagatggcaaAGTTTGCGTGGAATGGGAACTTGCAGTTTCCGATTGGacgggtggagggggatggcggggtgagggaggtgagcaTGGGGGTTACGGTTTTGTGCAGGGGGGCGTTTGAGATTGGGGGGAGtgtggaggagattgtgccgtatgtggaggaggaaaacggggaggggaagaaggaggtggaggattttgggttgatggttgccggcgggaggaggaggagggagaggagggtttggcATGCTAGGAGGGGGTGTAGAGTTGTTGTGAGGGATCGGCCTGAGGAGTAA
- a CDS encoding hypothetical protein (EggNog:ENOG503PBPW), producing the protein MSDRCAATIHVCRQAPLGTRRVRTNARVGGRTRRGKEGLSGNGTAGARPVLLRERQDTRIPQRTPPPPRPVPRTLRKPQILGPSRRPDKPHLGARHLLPPKRPPPRPMPRRPTNLPDSRTAHPPLPRRNTSIPSPETKRSRKVTPPKAERSPAALAAAAATIPSSPTPRSQHPIPHLPGQYHAPNHHQTPPLRRPPSLESLVPKCNQIGRFQRLNSGNPSESPFNDAAFICDFCNGYLVWPDLRTMPSVRSTLPQQPPPDPLSPAYDSKTVNNGYPHWQASGLSCTANEPKTLVFAPLAIANHMPPEPGEWQAGIVCPYCEEDTYLDEGEDSGEMKYVMDDKGFGSVEEFREHLEWYHTAMAVPKLEDVVPEVVRGSCGVM; encoded by the exons ATGTCTGACAGATGCGCTGCGACTATTCATGTTTGCCGACAAGCGCCACTGGGGACCCGACGAGTTCGAACAAACGCGCGCGTTGGAGGACGCACTCGACGAGGCAAAGAAGGACTTTCAGGAAATGGGACAGCTGGTGCGCGGCCAGTTCTACTACGAGAACGACAGGATAC CCGAATCCCTCAACGaactccgcctcctcctcgcccagtTCCAAGAACACTACGAAAACCTCAAATCCTGGGCCCGTCAAGGCGGCCCGATAAACCCCATCTGGGCGCGcgacacctcctccctccgaaAAGACCTCCACCGCGCCCAATGCCGCGCCGCCCGACGAATCTCCCTGATAGCAGAACAGCCCACCCCCCGCTGCCTCGGCGCAACACAAGTATACCGTCTCCAGAAACGAAACGAAGCAGAAAGGTTACGCCTCCAAAAGCAGAGAGAAGCCCTGCCGccctggcagcagcagcagcaacaatcccatcatcaccaacgcccAGATCACAACATCcaatcccccacctccccggACAGTACCATGCCccaaatcaccaccaaacaccacccctccgccgccccccctccctcgaaTCCCTCGTCCCAAAATGCAACCAAATCGGCCGGTTCCAGCGCCTCAACAGCGGCAACCCCTCCGAGTCCCCCTTCAACGACGCAGCCTTCATCTGCGACTTTTGCAACGGCTACCTCGTCTGGCCCGACCTCCGCACCATGCCCTCTGTCAGATctaccctcccccaacaacccccaccagACCCATTATCACCAGCATACGACTCCAAAACGGTCAACAATGGCTACCCCCACTGGCAAGCCTCCGGGCTGTCATGCACAGCCAACGAGCCAAAGACACTGGTGTTTGCGCCGTTGGCGATAGCGAACCACATGCCCCCCGAGCCGGGGGAGTGGCAGGCGGGGATTGTATGTCCCTACTGTGAAGAGGACACTTATttggacgagggggaggactCGGGGGAGATGAAGTATGTGATGGACGACAAGGGGTTTGGGAGCGTGGAGGAGTTTAGGGAGCATTTGGAGTGGTATCATACTGCGATGGCGGTGCCGAagctggaggatgtggtgcccgaggtggtgagggggagttgTGGGGTTATGTAA
- a CDS encoding hypothetical protein (MEROPS:MER0045095; EggNog:ENOG503NU85; COG:J) translates to MQPRQQQLPRKRILFLDAYDSFSNNITSLLQTLLDVEVSVLHIDSPSLFPLGIDSTPDEEAKSRFVKELARYDAVVCGPGPGNPGNQRDVGVMRFIWELEEGNVLPVLGICLGFQSLVNSCQGGQVKRLRRGLHGMVRTIIHRMDSVAPVEGDIFAGVNGFKATLYHSLCGHIGQEGIDQQEWEEARWQPQDRCPELLPLAWVEEQREEGEGFEAGTERILMAVKHRTKPFWGVQYHPESVCTEEEGNKIIVNWFEEALGWNQKHKRTTLVDGHNLAEAAIKPSLLSQLTPSGEPRASGQWWEKFESDPVLRSVSVPLPRGIPVPDIVEAVDPDASERIILDSANAAPAKSNADVRGRYSIIAAGLDEALRLEYHAGDDYATTKLKAVGGMSVNLSQQVPIARYGSIWALIAAFQDARHIDVEGPETTPFLGGFMGYVTYEQGLMDIGINLDHPRPHHRPDVCLSWITKSIVIDHLAGVVHVQHLRSSGSEEDTWLEKTTGKLLTLQNTQRRPSFNSKKDNTQLPQTPTKRRPSRSTTSIQTPLTKEYEDKVRLCQEHIAAGESYELCLTDQTTITRPLSDVQPPLSPTQPKHPRLSSSPATRPNSWSLFKHLRTRQPAPFASYLRLHPATLVSASPERFLTYDRQGKCSMRPMKGTVRKSDICSTLSQAENILHVPKEEAENLMIVDLVRHDLHSICGAGNVTVRDLLKVEEYQSVFQMITVVEGQLPRQGGYGGLDALARALPPGSMTGAPKRRSCEILRGVEGGRERGLYSGVVGYHCVSGRGDWSVTIRSLFRWDDEVGREGGEEEVWRIGAGGAVTILSTEVGEREEMFTKLAGPLRVFGEVC, encoded by the coding sequence ATGCAgccacgacagcagcagcttccaCGAAAGCGGATCCTTTTCCTGGACGCCTACGACTCGttctccaacaacatcacGTCGTTGCTGCAGACCCTCTTGGATGTCGAGGTTTCGGTCTTGCATATCGACTCGCCATCGCTTTTTCCTTTGGGCATTGATTCAACAccggatgaggaggccaagTCGAGATTTGTCAAGGAGCTTGCCAGATATGATGCCGTTGTTTGTGGACCAGGTCCGGGCAATCCGGGCAACCAGCGGGATGTTGGCGTTATGAGGTTTATTTGGGaattggaggaggggaatgtCCTGCCAGTGCTTGGAATCTGCTTGGGCTTTCAGAGCCTCGTCAATTCTTGCCAGGGAGGTCAGGTCAAGAGACTGAGAAGGGGGTTGCATGGTATGGTCAGAACAATCATCCACCGTATGGACTCAGTTGCGCCGGTGGAGGGTGACATTTTTGCCGGGGTGAACGGGTTCAAGGCAACGCTGTATCACAGCTTGTGTGGCCATATTGGACAGGAGGGCATCGACCAACAAGAATGGGAGGAAGCTCGGTGGCAGCCTCAGGACCGCTGCCCTGAGTTGTTGCCGCTGGcctgggtggaggagcagcgtgaagagggcgagggttTCGAAGCTGGAACGGAAAGAATCCTCATGGCTGTCAAGCACAGGACCAAGCCGTTCTGGGGTGTGCAATATCATCCCGAGTCGGTGTgcacagaagaggagggcaacAAGATCATTGTTAACTGGTTCGAGGAAGCGCTCGGGTGGAATCAAAAACACAAGAGGACGACCCTGGTGGATGGACACAACCTGGCAGAGGCTGCCATCAAGCCGAGCCTGCTCTCTCAGCTCACACCGTCAGGAGAGCCTAGGGCTTCGGGGCAGTGGTGGGAGAAGTTTGAGTCTGACCCAGTTTTGCGCTCTGTCTCGGTGCCCTTGCCTCGCGGCATTCCTGTCCCGGATATCGTAGAGGCAGTTGATCCCGATGCCTCTGAGCGGATCATCCTGGACTCGGCCAACGCGGCACCTGCCAAATCGAATGCTGATGTCCGCGGCAGATACAGCATTATTGCGGCTGGTCTGGACGAAGCCCTGCGTCTTGAATACCACGCCGGCGATGActatgccaccaccaagctcaaggctgtTGGGGGAATGTCAGTCAACTTGTCACAGCAGGTTCCGATTGCCAGATATGGCAGCATCTGGGCTCTGATTGCAGCCTTCCAAGACGCAAGACATATTGACGTCGAAGGGCCCGAGACGACCCCTTTTCTGGGAGGTTTTATGGGATACGTTACCTACGAGCAGGGGCTCATGGACATTGGCATCAATCTCGACCATCCTCGCCCCCACCATCGACCAGACGTCTGCCTGAGCTGGATCACCAAGAGCATCGTCATTGACCACCTCGCCGGCGTCGTCCACGTGCAACACCTCCGCTCTAGCGGCTCAGAGGAAGACACCTGGCTAGAGAAAACAACCGGCAaactcctcaccctccaaaacacccaacGCCGACCGTCCTTCAACtccaaaaaagacaacactcaactcccccaaacccccaccaaacGCCGCCCATCCCgcagcaccacctccatccaaACCCCCTTGACAAAAGAGTACGAGGACAAGGTCCGGCTCTGCCAAGAACACATCGCCGCGGGGGAGTCGTATGAACTCTGCCTGACAGACCAAACAACCATCACCCGTCCCCTCAGCGATGTCCAACCACCCCTATCACCTAcacaacccaaacacccccgcctctcctcttcccccgcCACCCGGCCCAACTCCTGGTCCTTGTTCAAACACCTCCGCACCCGCCAACCCGCCCCCTTCGCGTCCtacctccgcctccacccGGCAACCCTcgtctccgcctcccccgagCGTTTCCTAACCTACGACCGTCAAGGGAAATGTTCCATGCGTCCGATGAAAGGCACAGTCCGCAAGTCGGACATTtgctccaccctctcccaagcAGAGAACATCCTCCACGTCCCCAAAGAGGAGGCGGAAAACCTCATGATTGTTGATTTAGTTCGTCACGACTTGCACTCCATCTGCGGAGCGGGGAATGTGACTGTGCGGGATCTGCTAAAGGTGGAGGAGTATCAATCTGTGTTCCAGATGATCACGGTTGTTGAAGGGCAGTTGCCTAGACAGGGGGGGTATGGTGGGTTGGATGCGCTGGCGAGGGCGCTGCCGCCGGGGAGTATGACGGGGGcgccgaagaggaggagttgtgAGATACTcaggggggtggaaggggggagggagagggggttgtatTCGGGGGTTGTGGGGTATCATTGTGTTAGCGGACGGGGGGATTGGAGTGTTACGATCAGGAGTTTGTTTaggtgggatgatgaggtggggagggaggggggagaggaggaggtttggaggaTTGGGGCCGGGGGTGCGGTTACGATACTGAGCacggaggtgggggagagggaggagatgtttACCAAGTTGGCGGGGCCGTTGAgggtttttggggaggtttgtTAA